ACCCATTCCTGACACAAGTCAAACCCGTAGTGATGCAAGTTTCCAGTTAACCAGTTGGATAACATTGAAACTCAATGCATCCCGTCCCAGTCAGACTGGAACCTGTGTGGCCCGTTCCCAACAAAGTGTTGTATAAAAGCCAGGTACACTGTACGGTCCTCACACACCACAGTACAACACAGCTTCACTATGGAATTCAAGCTTTTCGTCCTCGCCGCCGTCGTGGCTGTCGCCAGGGCGGGATATCTAGGCGCCCCAGCAGTAGTGGCTCCTGCGGCCCCTATCGCCTACGCCGCTCCCGCTGTGGCACATGCCCCAGTGGCCGTAGCTGCTCACGCACCAGTAGCAGTAGCGGCCCCCGCTCCTGTGGCCGTGAACACCGACTACGACCCTAATCCCCAGTACAGCTACGCTTATGACGTCCAGGACGCCATCACCGGAGACTCCAAGGGACAGCAGGAGACTCGCAGCGGAGATGTAGTGCAGGGTAGCTACAGCCTGGTGGAGCCTGACGGCACCCGCCGAACCGTCGAGTACGCCGCTGACCCTGTCAATGGATTCAACGCTGTCGTTCATCGTGAACCCGCCGTGGTTGCCGCTCCCGTCGCTAAGATCGCTGCTCCCGTTGCTGTCGCCGCCCCCGTCGCTAGGGTTGCCGCTCCTGTTGCTGTCGCCGCCCCCGTCGCTCATGTGGCTGCTCCAGTTGCTAGAGTTGCTGCCCCAGTTGCTGCTGTTGCCGCCCCCGCTTATGGAGGTCTTGCCTACGGTGCCGGTCTGGGTTATGGACGCGGTCTGGCTTATGGTGCCGGTCTGGGTTATGGACGCGGTCTGGCTTATGGTGCCGGTCTTGGTTATGGACGCGGTCTGGCTTATGGCGCCGGTCTGGGTTATGGACGTGGTCTGGCTTATGGCGCCGGTCTGGGCTATGGACATGGTCTGGGTTATGGTGCCGGCTACGGGTATGGCGCTAGGCCCTATTATGGTTAATTGATGTATCATATTTGTTTGCTTAATgtatttgttaaataaaatattatactttaaaaACATCTAAtgcataatgtacaattttttAAAGAGTTAATCCATAAATTTCACACATTGGCTCTTGTCATTCTGATGATCATAACTAATATCGCAGTTATGGTCATAATTATGACAGCtacaagtccaccgctgtggagtaacaccACCCTTGAAACGTGTGGACCCGTGTTAGAaccctgtttgggacaagttacgtagttgaagtttttccgagattttttctCAACCAATTACAGCACagttgctggataactttcggcattggctCTCGTACTCATTacaccatcataattacactaccCCTCTTTCACAATCTTCtctgtttctttcccatatttcgagCTTGCATTCGATGTAGAGCCGCAGGCTGTAGGGGAGTTGGGTGCCGGTCCgcaggggaatctgtagcgcgggggCACATAATTGAATTACAAGTAGTACAATGGGTCTTCCCAAGCGGCCTACTTATCCAACCCCCAACCAGCCCGTGCTCCTCCTCTCAATGGGGACTAGTGGATGACAGGTATAAGACATGAAAAACATTGAAAACTTACTAGAACTATACACACATGTTTGGTACCGTATCTTTATTCTGAGCGTGACGGTTATATGGGTTTAATTGCTTTGCCCTGTACTTTAATATCAgtctgtaaaaatatatagtaactAAAATGAGACATAATATTGCAACAATGCTCTTCAAAACTGAATGAATATTACAGCGATGGGAATCAAGAGTTAAGTACAATGATTTTATTCAAGCAGTGaatacacttgtatcttgcattatAATAACTGATCTATATTAGTTACAAATACTAACGTAGGCGgtacataataacaataaaaaaaattagttattgTCTTAGAAATTTTGTGTGACTCAGAattagtaatttacaattcatatagaTTTTTCACATAAGCCGATTAACATGTATACtgtaatagaatacaaataaattggttaattaaaggaagaaaatttcatctaaataagaggactcggggaaggatgcaagaaCACTTGTggcattaccgcgctgaatggcgataccaatgcgccgacgtagatattgactgcttcgagggtccccagaaagctgcactaaacttctgcctatggtggagatgagagctttggcttcactacatCATGATCCAAAAGTTTCAACtgcaaaagggacaaaaatataattatttgcaagatgtttatatttatggtgtttgctgacagcggcactttctgctgcagatcctggtgtcttagaggttgaGTTAAGTGTAGTTTTCGCAATAATTGTTTTCGCCAACAAACGTTTACAGTTTGTGTAGAGCGAAATGGCTGTATAGTCCTAAAATTCTAAAATCAACTATGTACAAGTCAAAGAGTGCGAGAATTTCGGATAAATCTTTTAAAAGGAAGACAAATtctgttcttttgtttttatcattcATGTAACGACGTTGTATCACCTACGTGTTACCGAGCAcccatggaattggtgatagccagaTGACTTGATACGTCGTAGAATTCGTCATAGAATTACTTGAGCCAATCACAATATATGAACACGAGTGGAAATCGCTAACTCCTCTACTGTGATAAAGcttttcattgacactatatcgTGGCGGAAATTTTCCCCGTgttactgttttatttataataatgaaaCCACGATATTTCTAaaaatgtgcattcaaatatTTCATCAAACGTCTAGAATGTTGTAATTTCCCGGATGACGTGCGTCAGATGTTCCCaggaaaattatttactttcggGTATATTAAAGATTAGAAAAATCGTTGGCGCATATTTAAATGTTACACTTGAGATTTGGGGTATACGGACTGACTGATAAACTTTGAAAGGGCATTTCACAAGTGCAATTTTCTTCAGAAACGGAGCCAGAGCCTAGAAATAGTATACATTTTATGAGCTTATGTTCGAAATCGCTTTGGTGCTaagtcacaatatattttttattctgcaAACAGTATGCTTAACATTGAATGGACGTGTTCAAAATGAGTTCCTTCGATATAAGCCCTGCAGTGCCTCTGTTGTTCTGGCTGACAGATTTACAGGAAACAGTGTGAGAAAATTTAAACAACTTGGTGTAATTCGTCTCGTGTGGTTAATGCACGATGCCGTTGTCTCATTTCAGTCGAGTTATGGCTACCTATTCTTCGTAATGTATTGTTGACTTGCACTCTCTTCAATTCTTTTAAGTGTGCTATCCCGTATCCATTATTTTATCAACAGCAATATTGAAGATGTGATCTCAAAATGCGTCCAGTCCATTTTTGTGAAAGGACAACACAAGGGTTGTTTTCGAAGAAAAGAAACATAAACTGTAATGGTAGATGTCTAAAAGGAatcatatatgtatatgtataaataataaaaatagccaAATGGACGGAGCTAGTTTTGGGATCATACTCTTCAATTGAGAACATTGAATTGTTCCGGAAAATTGAAAACCAAGGTTTCCGACGAATTCGAAGGCATTAACGGTTTTTGAAGAATGAAGAGATCTATGATGAGGCATTGCGGGCCTTATATCCGGGcgcaagaagtttattttaagtatatttttgctgcaacataaaataatttcgaaggaaagaaTTTTTGCGTATAAATCCATATaatcttttctttttactttcatTCCTGATCCTGTCCCTGCAGTAGATCCGCTATATTATGAAACATTCTGTCACCTCTCAGAGTTCCACATAGGAAATTATTGTGGAAAAAGTACTGTGAGTTTTCCCATAATCTGAACATAGGAGTGTAAAAAGAAGTAATTGAAGTTCCAGGTTATTTAATTACACTAGTTCAGTCACTCTACATATTTCTATTTCAAAATTGGGTATTATAAATACGGTCTTCTTCGACATTCAATTTAAAGTCATTATATATTAATGGATATTTAGCGCTAAAATGTGTTATTCTTGCGAAGTCTTCATACTCATATAAATGTTGCAAATCTTCAAATACATTGAGTAAGGAACTgcgcattttaaaaataaagattaGTATAATCTTCTGAAAGAATTTGTATGACTGTCAAAGGGTTGTTAAAGACATTACAAACTGTAATTCAGTATCGTTTAATTCCTACGTATTCTGTTATGATAAATATCACTACACTTGTATAATGAATTCAGCGTATTGTGGTATTTTCACGAATGTTATATTTTCATCATCACCTGAAATTTAACCTTCGCCAATGCTTTAATTCTGTGCAGTTGAAGAGATGTTCGGGAGgcagaatattattatgttaagaGTATATTAATTCCGTAGTTGTATCCCAGAACGAAACCATACGCGAGAGCTACGATTTTTATTATAGCCCGCATGTAGCAACCGTAGCCTTGGTAGTGTTCACAGTTTATGAGGAACTACAATGAGGAGAAGGAAGAGCAGGAAGGCATGTAGTTCGCATGACTTCTCATCCTATACACTATGCGTATGTTGTTTCAGgattttgtgaaattaaatttaatatattaaagtatatatttaaattattaaccaATACATTAAGCAAATATAATACACAGTTTAACCATAATAGGCCTTAGCTCCATAACCTAAGCCAGCGCCATAAGCCAGACCATGTCCATAACCAAGCCCGGCACCATAAGCCAGACCACGTCCATAACCAAGACCGGCGCCATAAGCCAGACCACGTCCGTAACCAAGACCGGCGCCATAAGCCAGACTACTTCCATAACCCAGACCGGCTCCATAGGCTAGACCGCGTCCGAAACCGAGACCGGCACCGTAGGCAAGACCTCCGTAAGCGGGGGCGGCAACAGCAGCCACTGGGGCAGCAACTCTGGCAACGGGAGCTGCTACAGCTACTGGTGCAGCAACTCTGGCAACGGGAGCTGCTACAGCTACTGGCGCGGCAACTCTGGCAACAGGAGCAGCCACAGCTACTGGCGCGGCAATTCTGGCAACGGGAGCTGCTACAGCAACGGGAGCGGCAACATGGGCTACAGGAGCAGCCACAGCGACGGGAGCGGCGACCTTAGCGACGGGGGCGGCAACCACGGCGGGTTCACGGTGAACAACAGCGTTGAATCCATTGATAGGGTCAGCGGCGTACTCGACGGTGCGGCGGGTGCCGTCAGGCTCCACCAGGCTGTAGCTACCCTGCACTACATCTCCGCTGCGAGTCTCCTGCTGTCCCTTGGAGTCTCCGGTGATGGCGTCCTGAACATCATATGCGTAGCTGTACTGAGGATTAGGGTCGTAGTCGGTGTTAACTGCTACTGGTGCGGGAGCAGCTACGGCCAATGGTGCGTGTGCCACAGCACGAGCGGCGTAAGGGATGGGTCCTGCGGGTGCCACAACAGCTGGGGCACTTAGAAATCCAGCCCTGGCGATAGCCACAACGGCGGCGAAAACGAAAAGTTTGAATGCCATGGTGGAGTTGTGCTGTTGTGTGTGCAGACTGTATGAAATGTCGAGCTTTTATATAAAACTATGTTGGCTTGGAAACGGGCCACACAGATTCCAGTCTGACTGGATCGGGATGCTTCACATTGCAGTCTTAACGGGCAGGCTGTTGCAAATGTCACTTTTTTTCCTGGGTGGAGTAAGAGTAGTACTTGACAAGTTTCATAAATGagtgaaagaatattacaagGCCACGACAGATACTGAATAGTATCAAAACAGTGATTTGTTAGACACTACCAAGGAAAAATTTACGAAGAGGCTAATGAATATACATATGATTTTAGTTCACTTCTGTTTATGCATGatgcaattttgaaatttttacatggGCAATTGAAAGGAAGGAAAACTTAAGAAAGTTATAGTcatcttttaatttttctttttcacgACTTGGAATATATTAATGATAAACTAattctttaatcttctttttgtcTAACACTGACCTCTACTAAATGATGTGTAATTTATTCGTGATTAACATTTCTTTGGAACTATGAGATTTATCTCCAGACACAAGTTATTTGACAGCACTTCTTAGTCGCTAATACTTATCTATAGTGCAGATGAGATAGTCGATTAGAAGAAAAAACCCAAATACCAcaaaaaaatataacagaaaaaaagataattttcattagttttaataatttaacaaaaatattggtcttgtaaaccaaaaataaggaataccttttaaaacttcagaaaaaagatagattgaataatcaatactttttgaatgcaaccCAACTCGACAAGATGGCAGTGGAGTACTGTCTACATGTGGCAACACGAGGAAGATTGAGAAATCTAGTATTTGTGCACGTTTCCCTGTGTCAAAGATAATGAGATACGCAGTTTAAATTACTCTGCCTTGGGACGactacgatggaagagtaatggaacggagaaaaattccctccggcgccgggatttgaacccgggttttcagctctacgtgctgatgctttatccactaagccacaccggatacaaccccgacgccgaacagaatcgtctctgattgagttccaactcttgggttccctctagtggccgccctttgcactacgtcatagatgtctatgaacatcggaccgaagtccacacatgtgctctgcatggaaatatcatatgtacttcggtacattgaaataatatatgatatgcgtaaatcacgaagtgatttaagacggcgcttattccgtcggatcccggccaactagtcactcataacgagtgcacctgagcacatgtgtggacttcggtccgatgttcatagacatctatgacgtagtgcaaagggcggccactagagggaacccaagagttggaactcaatcagagacgattctgttcggcgtcggggttgtatccggtgtggcttagtggataaagcatcagcacgtagagctgaaaacccgggttcaaatcccggcgccggagggaatttttctccgttccattactcttccatcgtatgatgacgcagaatatctgcatggaaatatcatatgtacttcggtacattgaaataatatatatatatatattgggacGACTAGTCACCTCGGAAACTACAAAGGAGTTATTCTTTATATACTTTACTCGTATTAGTATTAATTTGGGATTGAGTGCCTACAGAACGTGTGTAGATATCAATTGTCATAAAGATGCTTCAGATATTGACAGGAATTGTGAGACATTTTTAACAGGAAGGAAAAGATCAATTGCTAGTAATCAGAGTATTTGAAAGTTTTTATACGAAAACGCTGATTGTTAGTAGTAGGATCTGTTCAATTGTTAGAAGATAATGTGATGTCGGAGTGTGATAAGTGTATGGTTTGTCGAAGGTAAAATATAATTGATATGTGTTTGAGAATGGAAATGATTATCTATATCTTTTGAATTCCAGTAATAATTTAAGTCTAGAGATCTATTGTAATATCATCTACAGTTGATCAGATCATGATAGGCGGAAtttgggcatgggttcgaatcGCGCTTGGGCTAATTAACTAGTtttggttttttctgaggttttgtcAACTGTCAGGTAATTTCATGGCTAATTCACGGACTCATGTCaccgaataccatctcgctattattattttcacagatGTTAGATAAACTAGCCGTTTATACTGCGTCTTTAAAGATCCAGTAATGGAAAATAGATCACTATATAGAGTGAAGCATAAGTATTGGCATTAAgatcaggggttattctttgagatatttcaaacaaaaaacgtttaatataattttgctcgtttttgcttccttttcatgtTAAAAATTGGTTTGTGTGAAAGATTTCGTAGCGTATTTTGGGAGATCCATTCATTTGATTCTCAACATGCTCATTCAGTTTAAGACAGCAgggtattataataaatgattgaaagaattttagttttgttctttaaatgttcagaaatttgatccaaacaaatgtagcctattgtaacatttaaaaatacctttgcagaacgaaatgttATGTTTGTTCGGacaaatttctccacatttaaacttaaaaactaaaattttttcaaccatttaatacactgctttcttaaattgatagggaatattgggaattatatcaatggctttcccaaaatacgctataaaatgtttcattcaaaacaatttttatctttaaaGAAGGCAAAAACgatacaaaattgtattaattcttttgtttcaaatatctcatagAATGACcccctgaatttaatgacattacttactgttcatcttGTATGTACAAGCAACACTACGGAAATATAATTTGTAGAAAtacttataatttataaattcatattatGGAAAGGAATGCAGttacatttgaaagaaaaattctaCAGATACTGACTAAATCGCCTTATATGACAGGATCGTTAAACcagttaacattttaaaatttgagtgacataaatatttgtttttcggataaatttttatgttttataaaaatttgtTAGATAGTAGGTACTGACAactaaaagtaaaatacacagaGAAAAGCTGTGATTCATCATTTCTAGTTAATGTAGTTAAAAAATGTCTATATGAATTTTAATGGATTCAGAAATGAAAGTATATTTCAGACTAAGTGAAATGATATTTCAGATATTACAAGAAGTCTTATTTGGCTATTGAAGAAATCGGAAatgagttatttatattgtatataaatagaCAAATGAGAGAATGGACCTTTTTCCTAGCACGGATATCATTATTTCTCCATGAAATCTAAATCACGCTCTCAGAATGTGGTGAAAAGATACTTTTATATGTACCgtattcttaatttgttatttttggtAGTTGAGATCAGCGAACTGTGCTACTACCTTGAGAATACTAATAATGTCAACGAGGAAGAAGATAACAGCAATTACAGCAACAGTGGAATATTTGAAAAGTCCAGAATCAGGGAACGGTGTCCTTTTTTCTAGAATTAATTCTGCCATTGAGGGTGAAAGATacagtattcttcttcttcctcctcttagATGTCGTCGGTCCTCTTCTACCGATCGTCTAGAAGTTTTGATGAGTGCCTTCCAAGCCGGAAGATAGAATCACGATAGAAAAATAAGAACGAGCTGAAAATGTACGTATGAGGCTTGTCATAGCCTAGATATAACTAGCAGAGAGCTGATTATCTTGTCCACATCTACAGTATATGTTTTCCATTACATTTGAAACTTATCTATTTAATTACTATCCGCTCGTTTgttgtttctctctttcttctctaGGTTATTTAGAATTACATTTGTTAGTAATACTCGATACAATGTCATTACCGGACAATATGTTAAAATTAGTTTCAATGAATATCTTCAGACTTTCGATAACAGCATATTGACATTTCTAATAGTTATGGTTGCTGCTACACGGGGGACGAGAACGTTGCTTTGCCTTTTAAAGGTATGAGCAAGTGGACGAAGTTGACCGACTCTGTTCTAATTTTAGAATCTAAATTATCGATTTGTAGAGCGTACCCTGACTCACTATGATTTGCAAGTAACAAGTTCAGCAGATGTTGTAATTGGAAGGTAAATTTTAGTGCTGATTTTATCAGTTTCCTTCTGTTCTTATATAATTtgggaatatatttattttttaaatagtaatgCGTCATTATCTGTagcaaaactaaaataattaactCTTTCTACATTTAATGCTAGTCTTCTCTTCTTTAGGCTTGTACTATATGTAGTAAttctgaatattttcattttgacaTCACAACCATAGTCTCGTACTGCATAATTGTATAACAAAAATTGACTccagatatttattttaaaccCAAAAAATgctataatttattattgcacgGTATATTTCGCGTACAAAGCTTCTAGGGTTTAAAGAATGCTATAAGTACCCTTTACCTCCTAAGTCCTGAGAATacaatatactataccatacttcgaACATGATTATGATGTAAAATGGATGTGCAGAGATCCGAAGAATAGTATAATacatatacctgcatttgtgtcctagctgtaacctgcagaattttttcagcattcaCCCCATGtcagtgattttttaaaatgtagaaatatattcaatgttgaaaataaaacaaaaaatgtttcaggACATAGGAGGATATGCAAATTTTTGCCAGCTCCGGATTATCGCAACGGTAAAATTTACGGCAGTTCTCGGAAAAGTTTCGTTCCTAACAGAATTCATAATCTCTTTGCATTTAATCTTAGCGAAAATATACAACattgttgtattgtaaaattactgTGTTTACTTCTTTCGGAAAAAAACATCTAGATTAGAACTTTATTGATTTACATATTATCAACTGTTTCAGTTTGTGAATACTTACCAATGAAATTCCCTTGCAATAGTTATATAAGTATGAAAAACTGTGTATACGTCCAGGCATGAAATACTTATGTTGTTATAATCACTATTTTTCTAACCTTATCTTGATTCTTCTAATAATATTAACGGCCTAGGCAAAGCCTGTTTGGATCTCATTTATTTCTAACGTTTCCTGATATAATATCCAATAGATCGACGACCTCTATTTTAGCAGTTACGTTGGTATTCTTATATAATTCATCGGTCCATTTGTGTATTCAGATTTTCTTTAAACTAGTGAACAAAAATTCAATGttagttttaaaaatacattttcaattttattatcaacAAATGGTacagtaagcaaataaatataatacatcaaTTAACCATAGTAGGGCTTAGCTCCATAACCGAAACCAGTGCCATAAGCCAGACCATGTCCGTAACCAAGACCGGCGCCATAAGCCAGACCACGTCCATAACCAAGACCGGCACCATAAGCCAGACCACGTCCATAACCCAGACCGGCTCCATAGGCTAGACCACGTCCGAAACCGAGGCCGGCACCGTAGCCAAGACCTCCGTAAGCGGGGGCGGCAACAGCAGCCACTGGGGCCGCAACTCTAGCAACAGGAGCGGCTACAGCAACAGGAGCAGCAATGGGTGCG
The window above is part of the Periplaneta americana isolate PAMFEO1 chromosome 11, P.americana_PAMFEO1_priV1, whole genome shotgun sequence genome. Proteins encoded here:
- the LOC138709394 gene encoding cuticle protein 21-like, with translation MEFKLFVLAAVVAVARAGYLGAPAVVAPAAPIAYAAPAVAHAPVAVAAHAPVAVAAPAPVAVNTDYDPNPQYSYAYDVQDAITGDSKGQQETRSGDVVQGSYSLVEPDGTRRTVEYAADPVNGFNAVVHREPAVVAAPVAKIAAPVAVAAPVARVAAPVAVAAPVAHVAAPVARVAAPVAAVAAPAYGGLAYGAGLGYGRGLAYGAGLGYGRGLAYGAGLGYGRGLAYGAGLGYGRGLAYGAGLGYGHGLGYGAGYGYGARPYYG
- the LOC138709391 gene encoding cuticle protein 18.6-like; the encoded protein is MAFKLFVFAAVVAIARAGFLSAPAVVAPAGPIPYAARAVAHAPLAVAAPAPVAVNTDYDPNPQYSYAYDVQDAITGDSKGQQETRSGDVVQGSYSLVEPDGTRRTVEYAADPINGFNAVVHREPAVVAAPVAKVAAPVAVAAPVAHVAAPVAVAAPVARIAAPVAVAAPVARVAAPVAVAAPVARVAAPVAVAAPVARVAAPVAAVAAPAYGGLAYGAGLGFGRGLAYGAGLGYGSSLAYGAGLGYGRGLAYGAGLGYGRGLAYGAGLGYGHGLAYGAGLGYGAKAYYG